From Deltaproteobacteria bacterium:
GCCGCGACATGCTGGGGATTACCCTCGGCGATCCGCGCTCACTGACGGTGACCGGCGGCCTCGCTTACCACGGCGGGCCGGGCAACAACTACACCATGCACGCCATCGCTACGATGATGGACAAGTTGCGTGCGAAGCCGGGAGCCACGGGCTTGGTCACCGGCCTGGGCTGGTATTTGACCAAGCACTCCGCCGGAGTGTACAGCGCCGCACCCAAGGCCCGGCCGTTCGTGCGTGAAGACCCGAAGTCGTATCAGGCGGCGCTCGATCGTGAGCCTTATCCGGAACTCGTGGACGAGCCCAGCGGGCGCGGCGTGATCGAGACTTACACCGTGACCCACGACCGCGACGGCACCCCGAGCCGGGGCATCGTCATCGGCCGGCTGGACGACGGCCGGCGCTTCCTGGCCAATACCCCCGACGACCGCGCAACACTCGAAAGCCTGATGGCGCACGAAGCAATCGGCGCTCGCGGCACGGTGTCGTCACAGCATGCGTTCAACCGCTTCGAGCCGGCGTGAGAGTAACCTGGCGATGCCCCGCCCCGGTGCACGGAGCACGGCTGCTGGGTCCAGCCAGCGCAGCCCGGACGAGCGGTTCATGCGCCTGGCCATCGCGGCCGCGACCGCCGGCGTCGAGCAGGGCCAGAGCCCGTTTGGCGCCTGCATCGCCCGCGCCGGGCGCGTGGTCAGTTGCGTTCACAACGTCGTCTGGGCCGACACCGACATCACCGGACACGCCGAGGTCAACGCCATTCGCAACGCCTGCCGCGCGCTCGGCACCATCGACTTGTCGGGCTGCACGATCTACTCCACCTGTGAGCCCTGTCCGATGTGCTTTGCTGCTTGTCACTGGGCGCGGCTCGATCGCATCGTGTTCGGCGTCAGCATCGCCGACGCACAGGCGCTCGGTTTCAGGGAGCTGGCAATCTCGAATGTGACGATGAAGGCGCTCGGCGGTAGTAGCGTAGAGAGCAGCGGCGGCTGCTTGCGCGAGGACAATTTACGCCTGTTCCGGGGCTGGCGCCGGCGCCGAGGGCGGCGCGCATACTAGGCCCGCCGGCTGCGTTGTTTTGCGAGCGAATGTGCTACAGCAGCGGGCATGAGCGCCGTTGCCACGCCAGAGGTGTTCGAGCAATTCGCCCGCTACGTGTCGCCGTACAAGGCGGCGACGTGGTCGGGCTACGGCATCGACTTCGTCATCGGCCGCCGCGAGGGCGTCTACCTCTGGAATCTCGAAGGCAGCAAGCGTTTGCTCAACTGCCACGTCAACGGCGGCACCTTCAACCTCGGGCACAGCCATCCGGGTTTGCGCCAGGCATTGCAGCACGCTTGTGATTCGCTCGATATCGGCAATCACCACTTCGTCAGCGCGCAACGCGCGGAGCTGGCCGCGCGGCTCGCGGCAATCACCCCAGGTGATATCCAGTACACCATTTTTGGCGTCGGCGGCGGGGAGGCGGTAGACTGCGCCATAAAGGTTGCGCGCGGTTACACGCGGCGGTCAAAGATAATCAGTGCCGCGGGCGGGTACCACGGCCACACCGGGTTTGCGCTGGCCGCAGGCGATCAGCAGTACCGCGCCCCGTTCGGACCGATGGCCCCGGGGTTTGTGCAGGTTCCCTTCAACGACGTCGAGGCGCTGGCTGCCGCTGTCGACCGCGACACCGCGGCGGTGATCTTCGAGACTGTTCCGGCCACCCTCGGGATGCCGCTGCCGGCGCCGGACTTCTACCGGCGCGTCCGCGAGCTGTGCGACCAAGCGGGGGCGCTGTTCATCGCCGACGAGGTGCAAACCGGGCTCGGCCGCACGGGCAAGATGTGGGGCATCGAGTGGTTCGAGGTGGTGCCGGATATTCTGGTGACCGGCAAGGGCCTCAGCGGCGGGCTCTACCCGATCACCGCCACCTGCCTGCGCCCGCATTTGATCGAGGTCTTTCGCGATGACCCCTTCATTCACGTCAGCACCTTCGGCGGAGCGGAGTTGGGGTGCGTTGTGGCGCTGGCGCTACTCGACGTGATCAATGCACCGGGGTTTCTCGACCGCGTCAACCGGCTGGCGGCGTGGTATGCCGCCGAACTGGAGGGGCTGCGGCGCAAGCACCCGGGCACGCTGGTCGAGGTGCGCCAGCTCGGGTTGTTCATCGGTTTGCGCTACGGGCATCCCCAAGGCGGCCCGCTGATGACTAAGCTCTGCTACGACGCCGGCTTATTTGCCCTCTACGCCAACAACGACCGCAGCGTGCAGCAGTTCCTGCCGCCGTTGATCATCAGCGACAGCGAGGCCCAAGCGACGATCGACATCCTCGATCGCTGCCTCGGGCAACTCCGCGCCATGATCGACTGACGGCCGCGGGCGGGGCCGCGCCAGCGCCACTTTCCCACGCGCGTTGCCGCTGTCAATAAGGGAAACCCTTAGTCGCCGTGGATCCGGCTCGCCTTGCGCGCGGGTCATTTACGAGGTGTCTGCACCGCATGCGAGAACGGCGTTGAAGTCTGGCCCGTCGCTCAGGCTCTTGCATCCGGGCGTGAGATTCAGCCGGCGCGTGAGAGCACGGCTACGCCCCCAACCAGCGGCGGTGACGCCAGACGTAGTGCATCAGGAACGGCCCGAAGCTGAAGCAGGCTAGGTTGATGCCGATCTCCGCCGCCATCTCTGACCCGATCGCCGCGTACATGCCGTGCTCCAGATTGTACAGCGTATCCATCAGGCCCAAGTAGATGAAGGCGCTGCCGGCGGCGATGCCAAACACCACGGCATAGGGCTGCCGGCGGCGCAAGCCCACGGCACAGACCACCGCGGCAATGCCGAGCCAGGCATCGGCGGCCGGGAAGGCCCGCTCGAAAACCAGGTAGCACGGCTCCTGGCTCGATTGCACCGCACCGGTGGTGAAGAACAGTACCCAGTAGAGCAGATTGAGCGCCGCGCTGACCCACAGCGTCACAACCACCGCCCGCAATCCTGCCGGTTCAGACGCTAGCATAGGGGGCCTATAGTACGAG
This genomic window contains:
- a CDS encoding aspartate aminotransferase family protein, encoding MSAVATPEVFEQFARYVSPYKAATWSGYGIDFVIGRREGVYLWNLEGSKRLLNCHVNGGTFNLGHSHPGLRQALQHACDSLDIGNHHFVSAQRAELAARLAAITPGDIQYTIFGVGGGEAVDCAIKVARGYTRRSKIISAAGGYHGHTGFALAAGDQQYRAPFGPMAPGFVQVPFNDVEALAAAVDRDTAAVIFETVPATLGMPLPAPDFYRRVRELCDQAGALFIADEVQTGLGRTGKMWGIEWFEVVPDILVTGKGLSGGLYPITATCLRPHLIEVFRDDPFIHVSTFGGAELGCVVALALLDVINAPGFLDRVNRLAAWYAAELEGLRRKHPGTLVEVRQLGLFIGLRYGHPQGGPLMTKLCYDAGLFALYANNDRSVQQFLPPLIISDSEAQATIDILDRCLGQLRAMID
- a CDS encoding nucleoside deaminase, which codes for MRLAIAAATAGVEQGQSPFGACIARAGRVVSCVHNVVWADTDITGHAEVNAIRNACRALGTIDLSGCTIYSTCEPCPMCFAACHWARLDRIVFGVSIADAQALGFRELAISNVTMKALGGSSVESSGGCLREDNLRLFRGWRRRRGRRAY